From Saccharibacillus brassicae:
TTGGTCGTCATCTGCTGGAACGCCGAAGCGAGCTGCGCGATCTCGTCGCGGCCTTTCACTTCGATGTTCGCCTGCAGGTCGCCTTCGGCGACGAGCTGAGCGTGCTTGACCAGACGGCCGAGCGGCTTCGTCATTTGGCGGCTGACCGCCGCCGCGACAAGCGCGCCGAGCACGATCACGACGACCGTGATGCCGAGGCTCGTCAGCAGGATCGCCTGCGTCACCTGCGTCACGAAGTTGGCGTCAAGCGTGGCGCCTACGAGCAGCGTACCGCCCGGAACGGACAGATAGCCCTGCAGGTCGGCGTCGTCGCCGTTTTGATTAAGCGGGGTGATGACCGCGTCTTTGCCGCTTTTGAGCGCCTTCTGCATATGGGGCGAGACGGCCATTTTCTGTCCGACTTCGATTTCGGAATCCGCGCTGGCCATCACGACGACCACTTCTTCGCCCTGCACGTCCAGGATATACACGTTTTCGAGTCGGAATTCGGACTTGGAATCGTTGAGGTACGTCTGAAGCTTCATCGAAGCGGCGGCGTTTGCTTTGGCGGCCATGCCGGCCTGCGTCGAATCGATACCGCCCCCGATTTCGGAAATGCTCAAATCCAGCGTTTTGCTGAATTCGGGAATGATCCGGGTGTGGAGGGTATTATTGAATATGAAGAAAAAACTCCCGCAAAGAAGCAGGCTTACCGCGAGTATGATCGCTCCCGACAGGGTAATGATTTTACGGCTGATAGAACGATTTAACATGATGTGCTCTCCCTTCATTGTAAAACGACTGCAATTCAGCATGCACGACAGGTCCTTTTCAAAAAGTCGAGACTTGGTGTGCAGATTCATGAAGTGTAAAACCGGGACGAAAGTCGGGTAACCGAGAATTAAATCAGGAACAAAGAACGAAGTTAGCAAGCAAAAAGCCGGAAACTCCAACAAATTATTCTTCCACATCATACATGAGAAGAGTGAAATTTGACCATATTTATGTAAGCTCTTTATGAAAATTTTGCAAACTCCAAAAAAGTATATCAAAAGCATCGGAATAGTGGTATTATAAATCACAGATTATAAAAGGACTTACATACACGGACAGTTGACCGCTGTTCGAATACAGACAAAGAGAGGGATTGAACGAATGGAAACCTTTTTCGTAATTTTGAACATCGCCGTGCTGGCGGGGCTTGCGGTGCTGCTCTACATCATGCAGAAGCGCCACGTCTCTTTTAGCAAACGGGTCTTTACCGCGCTTGGCCTGGGCATCCTGCTTGGCGGCGCCCTGCAATGGATCTACACTTCCGAATCGGAAGTCGTCTCGCGTTCGATGGATTGGTACAGCCTGCTCGGCAGCGGCTACGTCGGACTGCTGCAGATGATCGTCATTCCGCTGATCATGGTGTCGATTATCACGGCGATCATGAACATCAAAGGCGGCAAGAAGCTCGGCAAGATCAGCGCTTCCGTCCTGATTACGCTCGTGCTGACGACAGCGATCGCCGCAGCGGTCGGCATCGCCTCCGCGATGGCTTTCGGCCTGAACGCGGAAGATCTGCTGGCCGGACAGGGCGAAGCCGAGATCGCGCGCGGCGAATCGCTGGAATCGCGGCTGGGTGACGTAGAAGGCGTCTCGCTGCCGGAACAGATTCTGTCCTTCATCCCGACCAATCCGTTCGCGGACATGACGGGAGCCCGTCCTTCCTCGACGCTTGCCGTCGTCATCTTCTCGGCCTTTATCGGTCTGGCCGTATTGGGCCTGGACCGCAAAAACGCGCAGCAGGCGGAGACGTTCCGCGGCATGATCAATGCGGTACACGGCGTCGTCATGCGCATTGTGACGATGATTCTGCGCCTGACGCCGTACGGCATCCTGGCGCTGATCGCCAAGATGATGGCCACAACCGACCCGGCCGGCATCGCCAGGCTGGCCGAATTCGTTGTCGCTTCGTACGTGGCGCTGATCGTCATGTTCGTTATTCACCTGGTGATCCTGCTGCTGTTCGGCATGAACCCGGTCACGTATGCGAAAAAGGTCGTCTCGACGCTTATCTTCGCGTTCACTTCGCGTTCGAGCGCGGCGACGATTCCGCTTAATATCGAGACGCAGACCAAAAAGCTCGGCGTGTCCGAAGGCGTGGCGAACTTGTCCGCAAGCTTCGGCGCGACGATCGGCCAGAACGGCTGCGCGGGCATCTATCCGGCCATGCTGGCCGTCATGATCGCTCCGGCGGCAGGCGTGGAAGTCAATCTCTCGTTCATTCTCACCCTGATCGCCGTTGTAGCCATCAGCTCGTTCGGTGTAGCGGGCGTAGGCGGCGGCGCGACGTTCGCGGCGCTGATCGTGCTCTCGACGATGAACCTGCCGGTCGCGCTGGCCGGACTGCTGATCGCCGTCGAGCCGCTGATCGATATGGGCCGTACCGCCCTGAACGTCAACGATTCGATGGTGGCCGGCGTCGTCACAGGCAAAGTGACCGGCGAGATCGACAAGAAAACGTTCGATTCCGCCGAGACGCCGGAACTCGAAACGGCGAGCGCGTAAGCATGGATGTTCGATCCGCGGCAGCTGCCGCACCGGAAACGGCCTTCGGGCCGTTTTTTTGTTTGCCTGCCTTTGTCGAGCCGTATTCAGAACGTTCAAAAAACAGTGGTATAAAAACGGCCGCCATGTTAAAGTGGTACAGGACTTCGGGCCCCGCAGCGGTGCGCGTCGCTTTTTGGCGTGCTTCCGCAGCGGGCGCGAAAATCACATCACGCGGTTCGTAACCATCCCGCGATACCAAAACTAGGGGGCTTATCCGGTGTTCAACTTTACTTGGGGCGTCTTTTTCGTCCTGGTCAACTTTGCGTTCTTCCTGCTCTGCTTCAAATTTTTCGGCAAAAAAGGGCTGTATGCCTGGGTCGGAGTGGCGACCGTTATCGCCAACATTCAGGTGACCAAAACGATCGACATGCTCGGTATCACGATGACGCTCGGCAACGCCATGTACGTCAGCGTCTATATGACGACCGACCTGCTGAATGAACGTTACGGCGTCAAAGCCGCGCGCCGCGCGGTCTGGTTCGGCTTTTTCATGCTGATCATGACGACGGTCATCATGCAGATGGTGCTGCGTTTCGTGCCTTCGGAAGTCGATTTCGCGCAGGGAGCGATGGAGGCGCTGTTCGGCCTGCTGCCAAGACTCGCGCTCGGCAGCCTGGCGGCTTACCTGGTCAGCCAACTGCTGGACGTCTACTTGTACGCCGCGATCCGCCGCAAGTTCGCTTCCGCCAATCAACTGTGGATTCGCAACAACGGCAGCGGCTTCGTCAGTTCCTTCGTCGATACGCTGATCTTCTGCGCGATCGCGTTCACCGGTCCCGAATACGGCGGGTTCTCCGTCTGGATTCAGCTGTTCGTCTCGACCTATGTCTTCAAATTCATTCTGACCGCGGCCGGCACTCCGGTGCTGTATTGGGCGCGCGGCATGAAAGTGCCCGCCGAAGAAGCCGATTCCGGCCTGCCGACCGTTCCGGCCGAGCACGCGGCGGTCAAATAGGAATAGGGCATCCTCGGCTGTTCATTGAACGTGATCTCGGCGATTCGGCCGGATCGTGTGCGGAACCTCCGACAATCCCCATGAAAAAGCGGCTCCCGATAGATTCGGGAGCCGCTTTTTTGCGAGCTTTTTGATCGCATTTCGTATTTCGTATTTCGGATTCGGAATTCCGGCGTGCCCGATCAGCCGATGACCGTCAGCTGCTTGGGGAACGTCGTGAGCACGTCCACGCCGCCTTGCGTCACGATCACGTCGTCTTCGATCCGGACGCCGCATTCGCCGGCGACGTAGATGCCCGGCTCGACGGTGAAGCAGAGGCCTTCGGTCACGAGCTGTTCGTTCGCTCCGTGCACGGACGGATGTTCATGCACGTCCATGCCGAGTCCGTGTCCGAGCCGGTGCATGAAGTGCGGGCCGTAACCGGCTTCCGTGATCACTTCGCGCGCGGCGGCGTCGACCGAAGCGAGGGTAACGCCCGGCCGGGCATGCGCGATCGCGGCCAGATTGGCGGCCAGCACCGTCTCGTAGATCTTGGTTGCTTCTTCGCTCGGGCGCTCGGCCACGGCGAAGGTGCGCGTAATGTCCGACGCGTAGCCGTCGAGGTACACGCCCATATCGAACATGAGCATATCGCCGGCCGCGATTTGGCGTGAGCCCGGAGTGCCGTGCGGCAGCGCCGTTTTGTCGCCGGTCAGCACCATCGTGTCGAACGAAGGGCCCTGCGCGCCGAGTTTCTTCATTTGATATTCCAGTTCGGCCACGATCTCGATCTCGGTGACGCCGACGCGGACATGCTTGAGTCCTTCGGTCAGCACGGCTTCGATCAGATGGACCGCCCGGCGCAGCTTCTCGATTTCTTCCGGCGTTTTGGCCGCGCGCAGCGCGCTGAGCACGCCGCCCACGTCCGCATAGCGGTCAGCGCCGAGCGCGGCGCTGAGCCGTTCGAAGCGCGAGACCGACAGATGGTCTTTTTCGATGCCGAACGCGCCCGGCACGCGGCCGATCCAACCTTGCAGCAGCGCGTACGCATCGTCGGTATCGCCGTGGGTACGGATCAG
This genomic window contains:
- a CDS encoding L-cystine transporter, giving the protein METFFVILNIAVLAGLAVLLYIMQKRHVSFSKRVFTALGLGILLGGALQWIYTSESEVVSRSMDWYSLLGSGYVGLLQMIVIPLIMVSIITAIMNIKGGKKLGKISASVLITLVLTTAIAAAVGIASAMAFGLNAEDLLAGQGEAEIARGESLESRLGDVEGVSLPEQILSFIPTNPFADMTGARPSSTLAVVIFSAFIGLAVLGLDRKNAQQAETFRGMINAVHGVVMRIVTMILRLTPYGILALIAKMMATTDPAGIARLAEFVVASYVALIVMFVIHLVILLLFGMNPVTYAKKVVSTLIFAFTSRSSAATIPLNIETQTKKLGVSEGVANLSASFGATIGQNGCAGIYPAMLAVMIAPAAGVEVNLSFILTLIAVVAISSFGVAGVGGGATFAALIVLSTMNLPVALAGLLIAVEPLIDMGRTALNVNDSMVAGVVTGKVTGEIDKKTFDSAETPELETASA
- a CDS encoding queuosine precursor transporter; its protein translation is MFNFTWGVFFVLVNFAFFLLCFKFFGKKGLYAWVGVATVIANIQVTKTIDMLGITMTLGNAMYVSVYMTTDLLNERYGVKAARRAVWFGFFMLIMTTVIMQMVLRFVPSEVDFAQGAMEALFGLLPRLALGSLAAYLVSQLLDVYLYAAIRRKFASANQLWIRNNGSGFVSSFVDTLIFCAIAFTGPEYGGFSVWIQLFVSTYVFKFILTAAGTPVLYWARGMKVPAEEADSGLPTVPAEHAAVK
- a CDS encoding M24 family metallopeptidase, yielding MNDQRWKQLRTHMDEQALEGLLITDPKHVGYLTGFFSDPHERFLGLAIPKHDEPFLVVPALDLEDAKAHSSVPLIRTHGDTDDAYALLQGWIGRVPGAFGIEKDHLSVSRFERLSAALGADRYADVGGVLSALRAAKTPEEIEKLRRAVHLIEAVLTEGLKHVRVGVTEIEIVAELEYQMKKLGAQGPSFDTMVLTGDKTALPHGTPGSRQIAAGDMLMFDMGVYLDGYASDITRTFAVAERPSEEATKIYETVLAANLAAIAHARPGVTLASVDAAAREVITEAGYGPHFMHRLGHGLGMDVHEHPSVHGANEQLVTEGLCFTVEPGIYVAGECGVRIEDDVIVTQGGVDVLTTFPKQLTVIG